The region TTTGCGGCAGGCCGTAATAGAGCAAAAACAGCTGTACTAGCAAGGGCGTGCCACGGAAAAAAGAGATAAACAGTCTGGCAAAGGCATTAAGGCCAAACAGCTTAAAGGTGCGGATCACCGCCAATACGCCCGCAATCAGCAGCGCAAATACAAAGCCGAGTAGCGCCATTTTCATGGTAGTGCCCAGATAACTGAGCAAGATAGGAAACAGCGCTAAGGTATAGTCGAAATCAAAAGGCATATTATTGACTACTAATATCCGCACCCAACCAGCGCTCTGAAATCTGCGTTAAGGTGCCATCGTCGCGCATTTCACTCAGTGCCTTATCAACCTCGGCTAACAAGGCTTCTTGCTTGGGAGTTTTCAAAAACGGAAAAGCGTTCTCTAAGGTATCAAAGGGCTTACCGGCCAATTGTAATGCTAGGCCTGACTCTTTGATCAATTGCGCTGAACCGACTCTGTCCATTACAAAAGCATCGGTACGACCTAAGACCACATCCTGCTCTAGGTTGGTTTCATAGGTGATGATATTAATTTCATTATTAGTGTCGTGCTTGCGCATCAGCTGTTCAAAGTTAGATCCTAAGTTAACGGCGACTTTTTTGCCTTTTAGGTCGTCTAGGCCCTGAATACTGTTATTGCCTTTGCGCACCACAATTTGCGCGCCATCGTAAACATAAGCACTAGAGAAGTTATATTTTTCCAGTCGCTCAGGCGTAATGGTTATTTGGTTGGCTATGGTATCGATGCGCCCAGTTTCCAGCATGCCAAACAAGCCAGAGAAGCTAGTAGTGACAAATTCCACATCGCGATCCAGCCGCTTAGCGATTTCATTCCACACGTCCACTTCAAAACCTTGCAGTTTATCGAGTTTGACGAAGGTAAACGGATAATAACCACCGGACATACCCACCTTTACGGCGTCTGCCGCTAAGGCAGGCGTGAGTAACAGTACCGACAAGGTAAGGGCGCTACCCAATTGCTTGATTGATTTCAACATAAGGCTTCTCCTAGCGTTGCGTCT is a window of Oceanisphaera sp. IT1-181 DNA encoding:
- a CDS encoding amino acid ABC transporter substrate-binding protein produces the protein MLKSIKQLGSALTLSVLLLTPALAADAVKVGMSGGYYPFTFVKLDKLQGFEVDVWNEIAKRLDRDVEFVTTSFSGLFGMLETGRIDTIANQITITPERLEKYNFSSAYVYDGAQIVVRKGNNSIQGLDDLKGKKVAVNLGSNFEQLMRKHDTNNEINIITYETNLEQDVVLGRTDAFVMDRVGSAQLIKESGLALQLAGKPFDTLENAFPFLKTPKQEALLAEVDKALSEMRDDGTLTQISERWLGADISSQ